CCCCGCCACCTTGCGAACCAGCGCGTCGAACTGCTTGTCCTTCATCGAGAAACTCCCCCGGGGTGATGCGGTAACGTGATCGAATCTGCCGCGCGGAGCAAGGGGACGCACGGCATTGGCTGCGCTCAGCCGGTGCCGATCAACGGGGCAATCATCGGCGAGGTTCCGTTGACGATCGTCTGCGCCACGCCGCGCCCGCAGAGTGCGCCGAGGACGTTGCCGGTCCCGCAGTAGCCGCCAATCGCCCAGAGATTCGGGCGGACCTGCTCGACCACCGGAAGCATGTCGTACGTGTAGCCGACCAGTCCGACCCACCGGTGGGTGATCGGTGCCGTGACATGGAGCCGATCGCGGAGGATCTCCTCGAGGCCAAGCTGCACGACGTCGGTCACTGCGGCACGCGAGGTCCATTCCGCATCGCCGGCGCGGTCACGGAGCCCGCCGAGTGCCACGCGGCCATCGGGAAGCTGCTGCCAGTACTCGTATCCCCACCGGTAATAGACCGGCCGCGGGAAGGTGACGGCCGAGTCGGGAGCCGTGGCGAGCATCTGCAGCCGCGCGGTGCGGGTCCGATGGGAGAGTTCGGGAACCACTCGCTCGAGCTGCCCGTCGACCGCCACGATCACGTGCTTGCAATGCACGTCCCCGTACGATGTCGTCACCGACTCACCGCTCACCACCTCGGCCGCGCACCCCTCGAACAGACGCGCGCCGCGACCGATCGCCGACCGGGCGAGCGACCGGCACCGCTGCAGTGGGTTGAACGCACCGTCACCCGGCACGAGCACGCCGCGCCCCTCGGGGCCATCATACGCCTCGGCGGCGAATCCGTCGGCGCGCATCACGGTCACCTGCTCCGCACAATCGGCGAGTTCGCGGTCGTCCGCCGCGATCCGGAGCGAACCAGTGCGCCGGATTGCGTGCGGTGTCTCTTCCGCCATCCGTTCCAGTTGCAGCATCGTGCTGCGATAGATCTCGCGCGCGCGGGCTCGGCCGATCGCCTCGACAGCGTGGTGGTAGAAATTCGGCAGCCCGGCAAGAAGAAATCCGCCGTTGCGACCCGCGGCGCCCCCGCCGACGGCGCCGGCATCGAGCCCCACCACCGTCTTCCCCAAGGCGAGGAGCTCGTGAATCGCAGCGAGTCCTGAGCCTCCGAGGCCGATGACACAGACATCTGCTTCCACGCCGCCGATGAGCGGCAGGAGCGGTTCCCAGTTTCCATCGTCCCACACAGGCT
This genomic interval from Gemmatimonadales bacterium contains the following:
- a CDS encoding FAD-binding oxidoreductase, which encodes MNDKPVWDDGNWEPLLPLIGGVEADVCVIGLGGSGLAAIHELLALGKTVVGLDAGAVGGGAAGRNGGFLLAGLPNFYHHAVEAIGRARAREIYRSTMLQLERMAEETPHAIRRTGSLRIAADDRELADCAEQVTVMRADGFAAEAYDGPEGRGVLVPGDGAFNPLQRCRSLARSAIGRGARLFEGCAAEVVSGESVTTSYGDVHCKHVIVAVDGQLERVVPELSHRTRTARLQMLATAPDSAVTFPRPVYYRWGYEYWQQLPDGRVALGGLRDRAGDAEWTSRAAVTDVVQLGLEEILRDRLHVTAPITHRWVGLVGYTYDMLPVVEQVRPNLWAIGGYCGTGNVLGALCGRGVAQTIVNGTSPMIAPLIGTG